The following nucleotide sequence is from Terriglobales bacterium.
CGCGAGCGCGCCATCGAAATCGGCCGCAAGCTGATCGAAAAGGAAGCGCGCAAATATCGTGTTCCGATGAAGGACATTTCCGACGCGCAGTACCTGAAGGTCGCCGGCGACATGGGCCTGGGACGCGCCGACGATCTCATGGCCGCCATCGGCTATGGCAAGTTTGCCGCCCGCCAAGTACTGGCCCGGCTGGCGCCGGCGTCAGCCGCGGATCCTACCCCGGAGACGGCGCCCGAAGAAAAGCCCGGAGGGCTATTGCGCCGGGTCTTCGGCGGCGACGGCGGCGGCGCCATCTCCGTCAAAGGGCACGACGACCTGCTCGTTTACCGCGCCCGATGTTGCAATCCCATCCGCGGCGAGGACATCGTCGGCTACGTCACCCGCGGCAAGGGCGTCGCCGTGCACGCCCGCAATTGCCCCAACGTCATGAATTTGATGTACGAATCGGACCGCCGCATCGACGTGGAGTGGGCGCGGCCCCGCAAGGAAGACGGCGCCGCCGGATATCCCGTCAAGCTCACCGTTTTTTGTGACGACCGCAGCGGCATGCTCAAGCAGATGACGGCGCTCATCAGCGACGAAAACGTCAACATCCGCAACATCGAAGCCCGCACCGCCAACAGCCAGGCCACCGTCGACTTCGTCATCGATATCGAGGACCTCAAACACCTGGAACGCATCGTCGCCGGCCTGCGCAAGATCGACGGCGTGCACGATGTCCAGCGCGTCCAGAAAATCTAGCGAGTCCCTGATCTCGATTGAATGCCTGATCTCAAAGTCCGGTGCAGCGGCGGATTTTATTCTTTATTCCGGCGGCCGGGTGGTCCACCCCAGCCGCTCTTGCTAGGGTGGGAAAACTCGAAGCTTTCCCTACCGGTGCAGCACCTTCTTCGTCTTGGCCACGATATCGCCCACCGTTGATCCAATCGTTTTCGCTACCTCGGTGAGCCGGTCCCGGTTGGCGGGTTGACCAGCAGCCTGCGTCGAAGCGCTCGTTGCCGTGGCGCGCTGGCGCGATTTTTTCGCGGCGGGTCGCTTCCTTGTCGATTTCTCTTTCGCTGTCGTCGCGCTGCTCTTCTTGGTTGCCATTCGCCTCTCTCCGATGTCGCCGCGCAGTATACGACAAAATAGATGGCAGGAACTTGTGTGGCGCGGCCGAAGAACCTAGCCACAGAGAGAAAATAGACAACGGCAAAGCAGAAAACAAAGACGGCTGTGGTGACGAAACCGCGGCGTCTGAAACAGGGGCTGACAGCCGAAAAAGAAAAAAATCCTCTGCGGCCTCTGTGGCTAAAACGTCAGCTACGCCCCTGCGACGCGCCCCGCACGCTTAGCACCGGGCAACCTGCCTCGCACACAACCTTGTACGCGTGCATCCAGGGCAGCCGGTCCACGTAGCTGTCTGGCGCCTTCAGCCCGAAGGCCACCAGGTCCACGCCAAGCGATGACGCCGTTTCGATCACCGTTTCGGCCACCGCGCCGAACCCAACCTGGAAATCCATCCTGGGCGATAGCTGCGCCGTCAGTGACACCATCTCTCGCATGCGCTCCTGCAGCCCGGTGATGACGCGCGCGCGGTCCCGCGCCGCGTCTGCTTCCAGCCGCTCCACCACGTGCAACATCGTGATACGGCCGCCGAAGTCGTCGGCGATCGCCGTAGCCAGCGGTAGCGCCTGCGCCGATTCCGGTGAAAAGTCGGTCGGAAAAAGAATGTGTTTAAGCCGCACCGATTGCGGATCTGATGTCCAGGAGCGCGGCCCCACGGTCAACACCGGGCAGCTGGCATGGCGAAACAGGTCTTCGGCCACCGAGCCCAGGACGATCTTTCGCAACCCGGTGCGGCCATGCGTCCCCACCACTGCCAAGTCGATGTGCTCGCGCCGGATGAAGTCGCGCAGCATTTCGCCGACTCCGCCGACGTCCACCCAGGTGTGATGGCGGAGGTCCTGGCAGCGGGTGCGCTTCAGCACATCCCCGAGCCGCGCTTCGGCCTCGGCCCGCGCCAGTTGCAGTGCCCGCTCCAGGGCCTCAGACGTCCCCATGTACGCCTCCGGAGGAACGAAGGTGAAAATGCCCGGTTGCAGCACGTGCACCATGTGCAGCCTGGAGT
It contains:
- a CDS encoding universal stress protein, which produces MAATAPRVALAIRNVLVATDFSPCSERALLHAVTAAHHFHSRLHMVHVLQPGIFTFVPPEAYMGTSEALERALQLARAEAEARLGDVLKRTRCQDLRHHTWVDVGGVGEMLRDFIRREHIDLAVVGTHGRTGLRKIVLGSVAEDLFRHASCPVLTVGPRSWTSDPQSVRLKHILFPTDFSPESAQALPLATAIADDFGGRITMLHVVERLEADAARDRARVITGLQERMREMVSLTAQLSPRMDFQVGFGAVAETVIETASSLGVDLVAFGLKAPDSYVDRLPWMHAYKVVCEAGCPVLSVRGASQGRS